The proteins below come from a single Agromyces flavus genomic window:
- a CDS encoding SDR family oxidoreductase: protein MTGAGGARRADPTARVAVVAGGTAGLGLAVARGLAADGWRVAVLARDQGRLGSVADELERAAGGPALGVRVDVADGAAVDAAADAVERALGPIDLWVTGPMVGIAGEFLDVASDDFERVTDVTYHGTVNGARAALARMVPRDRGHVVVLGSGVAHHGVPLMAAYSGAKAATRGFGEAVAAELRMRRSRVRLSMLDFPAIDTPQYRWIARAGLPHASRPLPIPFTPEACARAVLAVVRRPRLRTWVAEPTSIMALGGRFWPGGLDRFFARFGRRLQQSPRHDGDMLPDNLWEPTPGDVGTRGVYGREAVRWSPQLWAVTHRRAAGALAAAGIVWAAVRIADRARRSPRR, encoded by the coding sequence CGCCGACGGATGGCGCGTCGCCGTGCTCGCGCGCGACCAGGGCCGGCTCGGGTCGGTGGCCGACGAGCTCGAACGGGCCGCGGGTGGTCCGGCTCTGGGGGTTCGGGTCGACGTCGCCGACGGCGCCGCGGTCGACGCGGCCGCTGACGCCGTCGAGCGTGCGCTCGGGCCGATCGACCTCTGGGTGACCGGCCCGATGGTCGGCATCGCGGGCGAATTCCTCGACGTGGCATCCGACGACTTCGAACGCGTGACCGACGTCACGTACCACGGCACCGTCAACGGGGCGCGCGCGGCGCTCGCCCGCATGGTGCCGCGCGACCGCGGCCACGTGGTCGTGCTCGGTTCGGGCGTCGCGCATCACGGGGTGCCGCTCATGGCCGCCTACTCCGGCGCGAAGGCCGCGACGAGGGGCTTCGGCGAAGCAGTCGCGGCGGAGCTGCGCATGCGACGCAGCCGCGTCCGGCTCTCGATGCTCGACTTCCCCGCCATCGACACGCCGCAGTACCGGTGGATCGCCCGCGCCGGGCTTCCGCACGCGTCGCGACCCCTGCCCATCCCGTTCACGCCCGAGGCATGCGCGCGCGCCGTGCTCGCGGTCGTGCGCCGACCACGGCTCCGCACCTGGGTCGCTGAGCCGACGTCGATCATGGCGCTCGGCGGACGATTCTGGCCCGGCGGCCTCGACCGGTTCTTCGCGCGATTCGGCCGACGCCTGCAGCAGAGCCCGCGGCATGATGGGGACATGCTCCCCGACAACCTGTGGGAACCGACGCCCGGCGATGTGGGCACGCGCGGCGTCTACGGACGCGAAGCCGTGAGGTGGTCACCGCAGCTGTGGGCGGTCACGCATCGGCGCGCCGCCGGGGCGCTCGCGGCGGCCGGAATCGTCTGGGCGGCCGTCCGGATCGCCGACCGCGCCCGCCGGAGCCCCCGCCGATGA